One window of Cydia strobilella chromosome 10, ilCydStro3.1, whole genome shotgun sequence genomic DNA carries:
- the LOC134744727 gene encoding cell division cycle protein 20 homolog — MAQFNYLNELNSLATTMDGPITRGPPQRWAKKSNNENINPSLSASLKNSSNVNISSCNQSMQFLSISANQSVNIVHSGKTPTRSENKKGKKTPSKNKSPGRSTTPTPNKASKTPNKADRFIPSRTNSNYDLCHYMMSREDDKGEEVVAQKVAGEAIGRALTDMEPGRLLQYTCKAPAAPEGYQNRLRVVYSQAKVPSSVKNTTRYVPQAPDRILDAPEILDDYYLNLVDWSASNVLAVALGNAVYLWNAGTGQIEQLMALEASETVCSVQWVQGGGSHLAVGTSAATVELWDCQNIKRLRIMGGHTGRVGSLAWNSYVVSSGARDGTIIHHDVRQRDHAVATLSSHTQEICGLKWSPDGRYLASGGNDNLLNIWPLAQGQRYSQAQYLYSFNQHLAAVKGLAWCPWAGGILASGGGTADRTIRIWNVNTGANLNTVDTKSQVCSIVWSTHYKELISGHGYAQNQLVIWKYPLMTRAVELTGHVARVLHLALSPDGTTVLSASADETLRLWKCFMIDPAKKKEPTESKAAKSLLNMNSLIR, encoded by the exons ATGGCACAGTTCAACTATCTCAATGAATTGAATAGTTTAGCTACTACTATGGACGGGCCTATAACTCGAGGACCTCCTCAGCGATGGGCCAAGAAAAGCAATAACGAGAACATAAATCCATCATTGAGTGCATCTCTTAAGAACTCTTCCAACGTAAATATAAGTTCGTGTAACCAGTCTATGCAGTTCTTGTCGATATCGGCCAATCAAAGCGTTAACATCGTGCACTCCGGCAAGACCCCGACCCGAAGTGAAAATAAGAAAGGAAAGAAGACTCCTTCGAAGAATAAGTCGCCAG GGCGCTCAACCACTCCAACTCCAAATAAGGCATCTAAAACACCAAACAAGGCCGACAGATTCATCCCCTCGAGAACTAACTCCAATTATGACTTGTGTCATTACATG ATGAGCCGTGAAGATGACAAAGGGGAAGAGGTGGTAGCCCAAAAAGTGGCCGGAGAGGCTATAGGACGGGCCCTCACTGACATGGAGCCTGGACGCCTGCTACAGTACACTTGCAAGGCGCCGGCGGCACCCGAGGGCTACCAGAACAGACTGCGGGTGGTCTACTCACAG GCCAAGGTGCCATCATCCGTGAAGAACACTACGAGGTACGTTCCCCAAGCCCCGGACAGGATTCTGGATGCTCCTGAAATTCTTGACGACTACT ATCTAAACTTAGTGGACTGGAGCGCGTCCAACGTCCTGGCCGTGGCTCTGGGCAACGCCGTGTACCTGTGGAACGCCGGCACCGGCCAGATCGAGCAGCTCATGGCGTTAGAGGCTTCCGAGACG GTGTGCTCCGTACAATGGGTGCAGGGCGGGGGCTCGCACCTGGCCGTGGGCACGTCCGCGGCCACGGTGGAGCTGTGGGACTGCCAGAACATCAAGCGACTTAGG ATAATGGGCGGCCACACAGGCCGGGTCGGGTCCCTCGCCTGGAACTCATACGTGGTATCGAGCGGGGCCCGCGACGGAACTATCATACATCACGACGTGCGGCAGCGGGACCATGCTGTCGCCACATTGTCGTCGCACACACAAGAG ATTTGCGGCCTCAAATGGTCCCCGGACGGGCGCTACCTGGCGTCGGGCGGCAACGACAACCTGCTCAACATCTGGCCGCTCGCACAAGGGCAGCGCTACTCGCAGGCACAGTACTTGTACTCGTTCAA CCAACACCTAGCGGCCGTGAAGGGCCTGGCCTGGTGTCCCTGGGCCGGCGGCATCCTGGCCTCGGGCGGCGGCACGGCCGACCGCACCATCCGCATCTGGAACGTCAACACCGGCGCCAACCTCAACACCGTCGACACCAAGTCGCAG GTGTGCTCCATCGTGTGGAGCACGCACTACAAGGAGCTGATCTCGGGGCACGGCTACGCGCAGAACCAGCTCGTGATCTGGAAGTACCCGCTCATGACGCGCGCGGTCGAGCTCACCGGACACGTGGCGCGCGTGCTGCACCTCGCGCTGTCGCCCGACG GTACCACTGTGCTGTCTGCTAGTGCCGACGAGACGTTGCG tcTATGGAAGTGCTTCATGATAGACCCGGCGAAGAAAAAGGAGCCCACCGAATCGAAGGCAGCCAAGTCATTGCTGAATATGAATTCTTTAATCAGATAA